The Oxalobacteraceae bacterium OTU3CINTB1 genome includes a window with the following:
- a CDS encoding short chain dehydrogenase encodes MKIVVIGASGTVGKSVVEELGKRHEIVTAGAGSGQYRADFTDIAQVRAAFEQIGKIDAVVVAAGSLHFGPLADFTPEQFHVGLNSKLMGQVNVALVAREYLNDGGSITLTSGIVAEQPIRNGASATMVNAAVEGFVRAAAIELPRGLRINAVSPTVLEESMDSYGPFFIGFEPAPGKRVALSYARSVDGAQTGQVYRAW; translated from the coding sequence ATGAAAATCGTCGTTATCGGTGCCTCGGGCACGGTGGGCAAATCGGTGGTGGAGGAATTGGGCAAGCGTCACGAGATCGTGACGGCGGGCGCGGGCAGCGGCCAGTATCGGGCCGACTTCACCGACATCGCGCAGGTGCGGGCGGCGTTCGAACAGATCGGCAAGATCGACGCGGTGGTGGTGGCCGCGGGCTCGCTGCATTTCGGCCCGCTGGCCGACTTCACGCCGGAGCAGTTCCACGTTGGCTTGAACAGCAAGTTGATGGGGCAGGTGAACGTGGCCTTGGTGGCGCGCGAGTATCTGAACGACGGCGGTTCGATCACGCTCACCAGCGGCATCGTGGCCGAGCAGCCGATCCGCAACGGCGCCAGTGCGACCATGGTCAACGCGGCGGTGGAGGGCTTCGTGCGCGCCGCCGCCATCGAGCTGCCGCGCGGCTTGCGCATCAACGCCGTCAGCCCCACGGTGCTGGAGGAATCGATGGACAGCTACGGTCCGTTCTTCATCGGCTTCGAGCCGGCGCCGGGCAAGCGCGTGGCGCTGTCGTACGCGCGCAGCGTCGACGGCGCGCAGACCGGCCAAGTCTATCGCGCCTGGTGA
- a CDS encoding BON domain-containing protein, with protein sequence MNKLLFLLLAGAASASFAATPANDTVAYKAATNKAANDYKTAKSACDAQSGNAKDVCEEQAKVARATAEANATMQYKNDKKSIEKARTELADAQYGLAKEKCDTLDGNAKDSCLSTAKSQQTAAINAAKAGKDAADVAQTGIDCSGMTGTDKASCEAKSKTELAKDAVADTVITTKVKTELMAEPALKSLDVKVETTNGGVVLSGFVPSQAEADKAVDVARNVKGVTDVKSSLRIK encoded by the coding sequence ATGAACAAGCTCCTCTTCCTGCTTTTGGCCGGTGCAGCCAGCGCCAGTTTCGCCGCCACCCCAGCCAACGACACTGTGGCCTACAAGGCAGCCACCAATAAAGCTGCCAACGATTACAAGACCGCCAAGTCCGCCTGCGATGCGCAGTCCGGCAACGCCAAGGACGTGTGCGAAGAGCAGGCCAAAGTGGCCCGCGCGACGGCCGAGGCCAACGCCACGATGCAATACAAGAACGATAAAAAATCGATCGAAAAAGCCCGCACGGAACTGGCCGATGCCCAGTACGGCCTGGCCAAGGAAAAGTGCGACACCCTGGACGGCAACGCCAAGGATAGCTGCCTGAGCACCGCCAAATCGCAGCAGACCGCCGCCATCAACGCCGCCAAGGCAGGCAAGGATGCCGCCGACGTCGCCCAGACCGGCATCGACTGCAGCGGTATGACCGGCACCGACAAGGCGTCGTGCGAAGCCAAATCGAAAACCGAGCTGGCCAAGGATGCGGTCGCCGACACCGTGATCACCACCAAGGTCAAAACCGAACTGATGGCTGAGCCAGCGCTCAAATCGCTGGATGTCAAAGTTGAAACCACCAATGGCGGCGTGGTGCTGAGCGGCTTCGTGCCGTCGCAGGCCGAAGCTGACAAAGCGGTTGACGTTGCCCGCAATGTCAAAGGCGTCACCGACGTGAAGAGCTCGCTGCGCATCAAATAA
- a CDS encoding MFS transporter: MFALSLSNWLRRRGLHYSWVIVAVTFLTGLTSSAALGLPGALLQPLSIEFGWDVEQISSALAVRFVLFGLMGPFAAILMERFGLRHVVVTALTLVATGMALATQMTQFWHLVLFWGIMLGIGSGMTALVLSAIVSNRWFDSHRGLVVGMLTASSATGQLVFLPVGAWLIERFGWRMAVIPVFAACAVAAVLVLLLMRNRPNELGLTPYGAAPGTEVAPPVPPMHITFATPFKVLASVAGNRVFWILFGTFFICGLSTNGLIQTHFISLCGDAGLAAVPAASVLAMMGAFDLVGTIGSGWLSDRYDNRKLLFMYYGLRGLSLFWLPYSEFTFYGLSLFAMFYGLDWIATVPPTVRLVASTFGKERAGMVFGWVFAGHQLGAAVAAWGAGRVRTMMLTYNPALFAAGAACLLAAGVILLIRRAVPRPAGT; the protein is encoded by the coding sequence ATGTTCGCACTATCGCTTTCCAACTGGCTGCGGCGGCGCGGCTTGCACTATTCTTGGGTGATCGTCGCTGTCACCTTCCTGACGGGCCTGACCTCGTCGGCGGCGCTCGGCCTGCCGGGCGCGCTGTTGCAGCCGCTGTCCATCGAGTTCGGCTGGGACGTCGAACAGATTTCATCCGCGCTGGCGGTGCGCTTCGTGCTGTTCGGTTTGATGGGGCCTTTCGCCGCCATCCTGATGGAGCGTTTCGGCCTGCGCCACGTGGTCGTCACCGCGCTGACGCTGGTGGCGACCGGCATGGCGCTGGCCACGCAAATGACGCAGTTCTGGCATCTGGTGCTGTTCTGGGGAATCATGCTCGGCATCGGCTCGGGCATGACCGCGCTGGTGCTCAGCGCCATCGTCTCCAACCGCTGGTTCGACAGCCACCGGGGCTTGGTGGTGGGCATGCTCACCGCCAGTTCGGCCACCGGCCAGTTGGTCTTCCTGCCGGTCGGCGCCTGGCTGATCGAACGCTTCGGCTGGCGCATGGCCGTCATTCCCGTCTTCGCCGCCTGCGCCGTGGCCGCCGTTCTGGTGCTGCTGCTGATGCGCAACCGGCCCAACGAACTTGGCCTGACGCCCTACGGCGCGGCCCCGGGAACGGAAGTCGCACCGCCGGTGCCGCCTATGCACATCACGTTCGCCACGCCGTTCAAGGTGCTTGCCAGCGTCGCCGGCAACCGGGTGTTCTGGATATTGTTCGGCACGTTTTTCATTTGCGGGCTCAGCACCAACGGCCTGATCCAGACGCATTTCATTTCGCTGTGCGGCGACGCCGGATTGGCCGCCGTGCCGGCCGCGTCGGTGCTGGCGATGATGGGGGCCTTCGACTTGGTCGGCACCATCGGCTCGGGCTGGCTGTCGGACCGCTACGACAACCGCAAGCTGCTGTTCATGTATTACGGCCTGCGCGGCTTGTCGTTGTTCTGGTTGCCGTATTCCGAATTCACGTTTTACGGGCTGTCGTTGTTCGCCATGTTTTATGGCCTGGACTGGATCGCCACCGTGCCGCCGACGGTGCGGCTGGTGGCGTCCACCTTCGGCAAGGAGCGCGCGGGCATGGTGTTCGGCTGGGTGTTCGCCGGCCACCAGCTGGGTGCGGCGGTGGCGGCCTGGGGCGCGGGCAGGGTGCGCACCATGATGCTGACGTATAACCCCGCCCTGTTCGCGGCGGGGGCAGCCTGCCTGCTGGCCGCCGGCGTCATTTTGCTGATCAGGCGCGCGGTGCCGCGTCCAGCCGGGACGTAA
- a CDS encoding trypsin-like serine protease produces MNFIQSKHFKLVAVAAMLAAGAVQAAPTPQTGNTSDPSNWRFTPGMSFNGVAGALDGVAKLSFTTPQGNYACSGSLLAGGQYVITAAHCADDFSKMTVQFGYANGSAAVTRNVSVGNATVHKAWNGSLDTGADIAILKLDSVVTGIKGYNLSTTNDVGKDYLMAGYGTTNRADVNTPTNWNDAAWGHYGYNTFDVTSQEFNAAYYPAAGYGPDDPSYYAPGATYMSDFDNGTAALNTIGRMGDAIGGAWTSGTGLGTIESMIAGGDSGGGDFVWNGSEWLLSGVHSWGWGGDSACGDLGLSGCDNAPKNGSSYGDLSGSTAIYSHVGWIKAVTAVPEPETYAMLLAGLAMVGVARRRKLTSQA; encoded by the coding sequence ATGAATTTCATCCAGTCCAAACACTTCAAGTTGGTGGCCGTCGCCGCCATGTTGGCCGCAGGGGCCGTCCAAGCCGCGCCAACACCGCAGACCGGTAATACTTCGGATCCCAGCAATTGGCGTTTCACCCCCGGCATGAGCTTCAATGGCGTGGCCGGCGCGCTGGACGGGGTTGCAAAACTGAGCTTCACCACACCGCAGGGCAACTACGCCTGCTCCGGCTCGCTGCTGGCCGGCGGCCAGTACGTGATCACCGCCGCCCATTGCGCCGACGACTTCAGCAAGATGACCGTTCAGTTCGGCTATGCCAACGGTAGCGCGGCCGTCACCCGCAATGTTTCGGTCGGCAACGCCACCGTCCACAAAGCGTGGAACGGCTCGCTCGACACCGGCGCCGACATCGCCATCTTGAAGCTCGACAGCGTGGTCACCGGCATCAAGGGCTACAACCTGAGCACCACCAACGACGTCGGCAAGGATTACCTGATGGCTGGGTACGGTACGACCAACCGCGCCGACGTCAACACGCCCACCAACTGGAACGATGCCGCCTGGGGCCACTACGGTTACAACACCTTCGACGTCACCAGCCAGGAGTTCAACGCGGCCTACTACCCGGCCGCCGGCTACGGCCCCGACGATCCCAGCTACTACGCACCGGGCGCCACCTACATGAGCGATTTCGACAACGGCACCGCCGCGCTGAACACCATCGGCCGCATGGGCGATGCCATTGGCGGCGCCTGGACCAGCGGCACCGGCCTGGGCACCATCGAGTCGATGATCGCCGGTGGCGATTCCGGCGGCGGCGATTTTGTCTGGAACGGCTCGGAATGGCTGTTGTCGGGCGTGCACTCGTGGGGCTGGGGCGGCGACAGCGCTTGCGGCGATCTCGGCCTGAGCGGCTGCGACAACGCGCCTAAAAACGGCTCGAGCTATGGCGACCTGTCGGGTTCCACCGCCATCTACTCGCACGTGGGCTGGATCAAGGCGGTGACGGCGGTGCCGGAACCGGAAACCTACGCCATGCTGCTGGCCGGCCTGGCGATGGTGGGCGTGGCGCGCCGCCGCAAGTTGACGTCGCAGGCCTGA
- a CDS encoding beta-lactamase family protein, translated as MLKTLLGLLVFCVPVYALAASAPLSMESQPEAVARSVLGERPGAAAVGLWHDDKGFYAEVRRAAVGGAAERQPEGVSQLFEIGSISKVFTGLLLAQAVERGDLALGDTLGKLLPASLDAAQARALKLKPEVAAITLRQLVTHTSCLPRMPANFPDLNAANPYPGYTRQMMLAELSALKPKPAPCEAEYSNFGFAVLGEVLSLRYGSTWEKLVGDRITAPLGMASTFQHLPQRKADGLGRMAPPFSGDKAASLWDFDAFAGAGSLRSTAPDMLAFGRALMAGRGGPLGAAGERVLQPLASMNGAQIGYALIMRGPPERRTYFHSGGTGGFRTQLLMMPDVGQAAIVMVSNAEAQADSFGADVLAARYKVGDTSIALDAAALPQYVGVFRADAKIAFTFVVQDGKLYGRMTGQPYTAMTAAAPDVFTLPQFGAEFAFGRENGKVASMLLRQRGGEIPARRTDEPAPAVATDAAITPQRYTGHYLTGGDGAPKLDFDVRAIDGQLWARLDQQPLLPVFPVPGKAGRFAWDVVAAELQFEPDAGGAAAALVLHQDGRSMRATRVAGAATPAAHPAGADKASK; from the coding sequence GTGCTCAAAACCTTGCTTGGTCTGCTGGTTTTCTGCGTGCCGGTGTACGCACTTGCCGCTTCGGCGCCCTTGAGCATGGAGAGCCAGCCCGAGGCCGTCGCCCGCTCGGTGCTGGGCGAACGTCCCGGCGCCGCCGCCGTGGGGCTGTGGCACGATGACAAGGGGTTCTACGCCGAGGTGCGCCGCGCGGCCGTCGGCGGGGCCGCGGAGCGCCAGCCGGAAGGCGTGTCCCAACTGTTTGAAATAGGGTCGATCTCCAAGGTGTTCACCGGCCTGCTGCTGGCGCAGGCGGTCGAACGCGGCGACCTGGCACTCGGGGATACGCTCGGCAAGCTGCTGCCGGCGTCGCTGGACGCGGCGCAGGCCCGCGCGCTCAAGCTGAAGCCGGAAGTGGCGGCGATCACGCTGCGCCAGCTCGTCACGCATACTTCCTGCCTGCCGAGGATGCCCGCCAATTTCCCCGACCTGAACGCGGCCAATCCCTATCCCGGCTACACCCGCCAGATGATGCTGGCGGAGCTGTCGGCGCTCAAGCCGAAGCCGGCGCCGTGCGAGGCCGAGTACAGCAATTTCGGTTTCGCCGTGCTGGGCGAAGTGCTGTCGCTGCGCTATGGCAGCACATGGGAAAAGCTGGTCGGCGATCGCATCACCGCGCCGTTGGGCATGGCCAGCACCTTCCAGCATCTGCCGCAGCGGAAGGCGGACGGGCTGGGACGCATGGCGCCGCCGTTCAGTGGTGACAAGGCCGCTTCGCTGTGGGACTTTGACGCCTTCGCCGGCGCCGGCTCGCTGCGCTCCACGGCGCCGGATATGCTGGCGTTCGGCCGCGCGTTGATGGCGGGGCGCGGCGGGCCGCTGGGCGCCGCTGGCGAGCGGGTGCTGCAGCCGCTGGCGTCGATGAACGGCGCGCAGATCGGCTACGCACTGATCATGCGCGGTCCGCCGGAGCGGCGCACTTATTTCCACAGCGGCGGCACCGGCGGTTTTCGCACCCAGTTGCTGATGATGCCTGATGTCGGACAGGCGGCGATCGTCATGGTCAGCAACGCCGAGGCGCAGGCCGATTCGTTCGGCGCCGATGTGCTGGCCGCGCGCTACAAGGTCGGCGACACCAGTATCGCGCTGGACGCGGCGGCGCTGCCGCAATACGTTGGCGTGTTCCGCGCGGACGCCAAAATCGCCTTCACCTTCGTGGTCCAGGACGGCAAGCTGTATGGCCGCATGACCGGGCAGCCCTACACCGCGATGACGGCGGCGGCGCCGGACGTTTTCACGCTGCCGCAATTTGGCGCCGAGTTCGCTTTCGGACGCGAGAACGGCAAAGTGGCGAGCATGCTGCTGCGCCAGCGCGGCGGCGAGATCCCCGCGCGCCGCACGGACGAGCCTGCGCCGGCCGTCGCCACCGACGCCGCCATCACGCCGCAACGCTACACGGGACATTATCTGACCGGCGGTGATGGTGCGCCCAAGCTCGACTTCGACGTGCGCGCCATCGACGGGCAGCTGTGGGCCCGTTTGGACCAACAGCCGCTGCTGCCGGTGTTTCCGGTGCCGGGCAAGGCCGGCCGCTTCGCATGGGATGTGGTGGCGGCCGAATTGCAGTTCGAGCCCGACGCCGGCGGCGCAGCGGCGGCGTTGGTACTGCATCAGGACGGGCGCTCGATGCGCGCCACGCGGGTGGCTGGCGCGGCCACGCCCGCCGCGCATCCCGCCGGCGCCGACAAGGCCTCGAAGTAG
- a CDS encoding LysR family transcriptional regulator, protein MDKLRSMEIFVAVVDAGNFTAAADNFKISPVMVGKHIAQLEATLGARLLTRTTRRQSLTEIGAQYVERCRAILAQIAAAETGAEAMRSVPRGRLKITAPVSFGTEWIAPAMTDYLRRHPEVSLDLSLSDRTVDLVEEGYDAAIRIGRLEDSTMVARPLFDYAMAICASPAYLEKHGTPKTPDDLARHECLDFMAWSLNMRWRLQGQTGNRNIEASRFRANNGQALRMAALQDFGLVMQAEVLLAQDIAAGRLVPVLCDYMPTARPMNLVYPRDRQATPKLTTFVDFIVERFGPAWVPGHEDKTLRTSGAPPLASSRNRKTQLRKT, encoded by the coding sequence ATGGACAAACTGCGCAGCATGGAGATTTTTGTCGCGGTGGTCGATGCCGGCAATTTCACGGCCGCCGCCGACAACTTCAAGATCTCCCCGGTCATGGTCGGCAAACACATCGCGCAGCTGGAAGCGACGCTGGGCGCGCGCCTGCTGACCCGCACCACGCGGCGCCAAAGCCTGACCGAGATCGGCGCGCAGTATGTCGAGCGATGCCGGGCCATCCTGGCGCAGATCGCGGCCGCCGAAACCGGCGCCGAGGCGATGCGCAGCGTGCCGCGCGGACGGCTCAAGATCACCGCGCCGGTTTCCTTCGGCACCGAATGGATCGCGCCGGCGATGACGGACTACCTGCGCCGGCATCCCGAGGTGAGCCTGGATTTGAGCCTGAGCGACCGCACGGTCGATCTGGTGGAGGAAGGGTATGACGCCGCCATCCGCATCGGCCGGCTGGAGGATTCGACGATGGTGGCGCGGCCGCTGTTCGACTATGCGATGGCCATTTGCGCCAGCCCCGCCTACCTGGAAAAGCACGGGACGCCGAAAACTCCGGACGACCTGGCGCGGCACGAATGCCTGGACTTCATGGCGTGGTCGCTCAACATGCGCTGGCGGCTGCAGGGGCAGACCGGCAACCGCAACATCGAGGCCAGCCGCTTCCGCGCCAACAATGGCCAGGCATTGCGCATGGCCGCGCTACAGGATTTTGGATTGGTGATGCAGGCGGAGGTGCTGCTGGCGCAGGACATCGCCGCCGGCCGGCTGGTGCCGGTATTGTGCGACTACATGCCGACAGCGCGTCCGATGAATTTGGTCTATCCGCGCGACCGGCAAGCCACGCCGAAGCTGACGACATTCGTGGATTTCATTGTGGAGCGATTCGGACCCGCATGGGTACCGGGCCACGAAGACAAAACGCTCAGGACCAGCGGCGCACCGCCGCTGGCCTCATCGCGTAATCGTAAAACTCAATTGCGTAAAACTTAA
- a CDS encoding NAD-dependent epimerase/dehydratase family protein gives MKVIVIGATGTIGSAVVEQLGQRHDIVGVGTRSGQYQADIADIAQVRALFERFGKVDAVVVAAGALQMRMEVIIFAPPISLVPAALVSATRRQTPRSHLPVEFCV, from the coding sequence ATGAAAGTGATTGTGATCGGTGCGACGGGCACCATCGGTTCCGCCGTCGTCGAGCAGCTCGGACAACGCCATGACATCGTCGGCGTGGGCACGCGCAGCGGCCAGTATCAGGCCGACATCGCGGACATCGCGCAGGTAAGGGCTTTGTTCGAGCGTTTCGGCAAGGTGGACGCGGTGGTGGTGGCCGCCGGCGCGCTGCAAATGCGGATGGAAGTAATCATCTTTGCACCGCCAATCAGTCTGGTGCCTGCGGCTCTGGTGTCGGCGACTCGTCGCCAGACTCCCCGGTCTCATCTTCCTGTCGAGTTTTGTGTGTGA
- a CDS encoding metallophosphoesterase: protein MRNALNARRPLIAAAAMMSLLSACGSDSVPTTDPIPADGYTSTPVAFMSDVHFENIYGDFKSSQFSGIPTKDGRNATIRTMYAQLTSTRLFNENYFAFRAALDDAYGKNIRLVALPGDISDDAQPINIDGLADILREYQAKGMRFFIAPGNHDPNEPYDDDEAGKNDFLTRDGKEQKIYAPNNAACKAKDPTVVCTAQLTEQGYERLLTKLGDFGYMPNKSDVYWETPFTKYADGKYSFDAASASSALNKRQFEICAEGEGGSYKAAGETKLGKSYTRCTNIIDASYLVEPVKGLWLLAVDANVHVPNGKFDPANPTAFAGFDNAGNAGWNKVTTHKIHQMEWIKSVAARAKAQGKQLMAFSHYPTMDFYANQTDAMKAVFKPGAFQTARVPESATTKALAATGLPLHMGGHMHFNGTNDYQDAAGNYLVNVQSPSLAVFGAAYKIVSYQSKDLVDVQTVGLNNVARYNELFPLYQTEYDYLQGSVLTGDVAKRWNRNILDTRSYGEFTRTYFGELSRLRFMDEYWPCEMKQAATSLDARQMLILSQLQTRVTLAQLKDNPSVVPLTAACAAKGTVAEGGVAASQLTADWAAATAKAEQLASAANLKLDDFAKISAYEFYGDFHRTVYAGELALRDMGAQRVAQYKVLMAAFPASPAAIVKIGDLPSDQNPVNVLFQYQFKQVFGILKGLGSGKPSDSFRIDLKAKTLTNTSATGLSFN from the coding sequence ATGCGCAATGCCTTGAACGCCCGGCGGCCGCTGATCGCGGCCGCCGCCATGATGTCGCTGCTATCCGCATGCGGCAGCGACAGCGTCCCGACCACCGACCCGATCCCGGCCGACGGCTATACCTCAACTCCGGTCGCCTTCATGAGCGACGTGCACTTCGAGAACATCTACGGCGACTTCAAAAGCAGCCAGTTCTCAGGCATTCCCACCAAGGACGGCAGGAACGCCACCATCCGCACGATGTACGCGCAGCTGACGTCGACCCGTCTGTTCAACGAAAACTATTTCGCCTTCCGCGCCGCGCTCGACGATGCCTACGGCAAGAACATCCGCCTGGTGGCGCTGCCTGGCGACATCTCCGATGATGCCCAGCCGATCAACATCGACGGCCTGGCCGACATCCTGCGCGAGTATCAGGCCAAGGGCATGCGCTTCTTCATCGCCCCTGGCAACCACGACCCGAACGAGCCTTACGACGACGATGAGGCCGGCAAAAACGACTTCCTCACGCGCGACGGCAAGGAACAAAAGATCTACGCGCCCAACAACGCCGCCTGCAAGGCCAAGGATCCGACCGTGGTCTGCACCGCCCAGCTGACCGAGCAGGGCTACGAGCGCCTGCTCACCAAGCTCGGCGACTTCGGCTACATGCCGAACAAGTCGGACGTTTATTGGGAGACGCCGTTCACCAAGTACGCGGACGGCAAATACAGCTTCGACGCCGCGTCGGCCTCGTCCGCGCTGAACAAGCGCCAGTTCGAGATCTGCGCGGAAGGCGAGGGCGGCAGCTACAAGGCCGCCGGCGAAACCAAGCTGGGTAAATCCTATACGCGCTGCACCAACATCATCGACGCCAGCTACTTGGTGGAACCGGTCAAGGGCCTGTGGCTGCTGGCGGTCGACGCCAACGTCCACGTCCCCAACGGCAAGTTCGATCCGGCCAATCCGACCGCCTTCGCCGGCTTCGACAACGCCGGCAACGCCGGCTGGAACAAGGTGACCACGCACAAGATCCATCAAATGGAATGGATCAAGTCGGTGGCCGCGCGCGCCAAGGCGCAGGGCAAGCAGTTGATGGCGTTCTCGCACTATCCGACGATGGACTTCTACGCCAACCAGACCGACGCGATGAAGGCGGTGTTCAAGCCGGGCGCCTTCCAGACGGCGCGCGTGCCGGAATCGGCCACCACCAAGGCGCTGGCCGCGACCGGCCTGCCGCTGCACATGGGCGGCCACATGCACTTCAACGGCACCAACGATTACCAGGACGCCGCCGGCAACTACCTGGTTAACGTGCAGTCGCCGTCGCTGGCCGTGTTCGGCGCGGCGTACAAGATCGTCAGCTACCAGAGCAAGGACCTGGTCGATGTGCAGACGGTTGGCCTCAACAATGTGGCGCGCTATAACGAACTGTTCCCGTTGTATCAGACCGAGTACGACTACCTGCAGGGCAGCGTGCTGACCGGCGACGTCGCCAAGCGCTGGAACCGCAATATCCTCGATACCCGCTCGTATGGCGAATTCACCCGCACGTACTTCGGCGAGCTGTCGCGCCTGCGTTTCATGGACGAGTACTGGCCGTGCGAAATGAAGCAGGCGGCGACCTCGCTCGACGCGCGCCAGATGCTGATCCTGTCGCAGTTGCAGACCAGGGTGACCTTGGCGCAGCTGAAGGACAATCCGTCTGTGGTGCCGTTGACGGCCGCGTGTGCCGCCAAGGGGACCGTCGCCGAGGGTGGCGTGGCGGCAAGCCAGTTGACGGCGGACTGGGCGGCGGCGACGGCCAAGGCGGAGCAACTGGCGTCGGCGGCGAACTTGAAGCTGGATGATTTTGCCAAGATCAGCGCGTACGAGTTTTATGGCGATTTCCACCGGACGGTGTATGCCGGCGAGCTGGCGTTGCGCGACATGGGCGCGCAACGGGTGGCGCAGTACAAGGTGCTGATGGCGGCGTTTCCGGCATCGCCGGCGGCCATCGTGAAGATCGGCGATTTGCCGTCGGATCAGAACCCGGTCAACGTGCTGTTCCAGTATCAGTTCAAGCAGGTGTTCGGGATTCTGAAGGGGCTGGGTTCGGGCAAGCCGAGCGATAGTTTCCGTATCGACCTGAAGGCCAAGACGTTGACCAATACCAGTGCCACGGGGTTGAGTTTCAACTAG